One Erythrobacter sp. SDW2 genomic region harbors:
- a CDS encoding TadE/TadG family type IV pilus assembly protein, whose translation MAFFGMLRRLRKDATANMMAIGAAAIIPLIGVVGGGVDASRMYLVQSRLQQSCDAATLAARKKLAGGVITDGVIPSAIETQADNFFAANFPAGQYGTTDVEYELTAGGETQMNGAASAKVPATLMKVFGYSSLDIAVTCSADLNLPNIDVALVLDNSGSMRNSRIAGLKTAVESFYDEVMAAKDDGARVRIALVPYSNTVNVGSLLMAADTDFIKDSHTYQSREAQTTDLGNSTELLPRSSTQLGSTNSSHYHWNANAAVHRRDCLAYNGTYTVGNETWTITNATWVPAYWADWPNNQKAACSASIHKESFTYVYKPIVFDTSDFKAGNTVSTATGTRGASVSSSWAGCIEERKTVQISDYSSIPSEAYDLDIDMVPDSSDPDTQWAPFWPDVTFDRAVPANVTTTSEYPNNYHYDCPAQSYRLQEWPLDGADRNAAFENAVDAMVASGYTMHDIGLIWGARLLSPDGIFAGDNATAPNGDTISRHLIFMTDGLMEPGPSAYHAYGDYDMEGRLAGFAADGTWATTDIAVHHNGRMALLCEAIKNKNITIWTVAFGLPHTTYTQNCATGGATRAFTAANNAQLNNAFKQIAASIAELRLVN comes from the coding sequence ATGGCCTTTTTCGGCATGCTTCGGCGTCTTCGCAAAGACGCAACCGCCAACATGATGGCGATCGGTGCTGCGGCCATCATTCCCCTGATCGGGGTGGTCGGCGGCGGCGTCGATGCGAGCCGCATGTACCTGGTCCAGTCGCGCCTGCAGCAGTCCTGCGACGCCGCCACGCTGGCCGCGCGCAAGAAACTCGCCGGCGGGGTCATCACCGATGGCGTGATCCCTTCCGCTATCGAAACCCAGGCCGACAATTTCTTTGCCGCCAACTTCCCCGCCGGCCAGTATGGCACGACCGATGTGGAGTACGAGCTGACCGCCGGCGGCGAAACCCAGATGAACGGTGCCGCGTCCGCCAAGGTCCCGGCCACGCTGATGAAGGTGTTCGGTTACAGTTCGCTCGACATCGCGGTAACCTGCAGCGCCGACCTCAACCTGCCCAACATCGACGTCGCGCTGGTGCTCGATAACTCGGGCTCGATGCGCAACAGCCGCATTGCCGGTCTCAAGACCGCGGTGGAATCGTTCTATGACGAGGTGATGGCGGCCAAGGATGACGGGGCCCGCGTGCGCATAGCGCTGGTGCCCTATTCCAACACCGTCAATGTCGGCTCGCTGCTGATGGCCGCAGACACCGATTTCATCAAGGACAGCCATACCTACCAGTCGCGCGAGGCGCAGACGACCGATCTTGGCAACAGCACCGAATTGCTTCCGCGCAGCTCGACCCAGCTCGGCTCGACCAACAGCTCGCATTACCACTGGAATGCCAACGCAGCGGTCCACCGGCGCGACTGTCTGGCCTATAACGGCACCTACACGGTCGGCAACGAGACTTGGACCATCACCAATGCGACCTGGGTGCCGGCCTATTGGGCCGACTGGCCGAACAATCAAAAAGCCGCCTGCAGCGCCAGCATCCACAAAGAAAGCTTCACCTACGTCTACAAGCCGATCGTGTTCGACACGTCCGACTTCAAGGCCGGCAACACCGTGTCAACCGCCACCGGCACGCGCGGAGCCAGTGTCTCCAGCAGCTGGGCCGGGTGCATCGAAGAACGCAAGACGGTCCAGATCAGCGACTATTCCAGCATCCCGTCAGAGGCCTATGATCTCGACATCGACATGGTGCCCGACAGCAGCGATCCGGACACGCAATGGGCGCCGTTCTGGCCGGACGTGACCTTCGACCGCGCGGTGCCGGCCAATGTCACCACGACCAGCGAGTATCCCAACAACTATCACTACGACTGCCCGGCGCAGTCCTACAGGTTGCAGGAATGGCCGCTGGACGGGGCCGACCGCAACGCCGCCTTCGAGAATGCCGTCGATGCCATGGTCGCCAGCGGCTACACCATGCACGACATCGGCCTGATCTGGGGGGCGCGGCTGCTCTCGCCCGATGGCATCTTTGCCGGCGACAATGCCACCGCGCCCAACGGCGACACCATCTCGCGCCACCTGATCTTCATGACCGACGGCCTGATGGAGCCGGGGCCGAGCGCCTACCACGCTTATGGCGACTATGACATGGAAGGCCGCCTCGCCGGTTTCGCTGCCGACGGGACCTGGGCGACCACCGATATCGCGGTCCACCACAACGGCCGCATGGCGCTGCTGTGCGAGGCGATCAAGAACAAGAATATCACCATCTGGACGGTCGCCTTCGGTCTGCCGCATACGACCTATACCCAGAATTGCGCCACCGGCGGGGCGACCCGCGCCTTCACGGCGGCCAACAATGCGCAGCTCAACAACGCCTTCAAGCAGATCGCCGCGTCGATCGCCGAACTGCGGCTGGTCAACTGA